A section of the Carya illinoinensis cultivar Pawnee chromosome 12, C.illinoinensisPawnee_v1, whole genome shotgun sequence genome encodes:
- the LOC122289453 gene encoding RING-H2 finger protein ATL79-like, with translation MFQPSSSIERQNQMRSIPELKPAAAATQYVIHLSPPTSSPTTTTSTCEAHACRWQPYSNSRDFEANATIVLIVLLCSLVCALALNATIRCFLRGGRSHPPPDSSLPQNEQQQHHQRKTSMQKDAVEDPLVAAPTVVFSVGMNLAGAEAECAICLSEFVEGEGIRVLVRCKHGFHGQCIEEWLSSRSSCPTCRSGCLPSPPSSREDTEPCQRSSIQQNLPTASAATATLS, from the coding sequence ATGTTTCAGCCGTCGAGCTCAATCGAAAGACAGAATCAAATGCGATCGATACCAGAACTAAAACCAGCGGCAGCCGCAACTCAATATGTAATACATCTCTCTCCACCAACATCTTctccaacaacaacaacatcaacatGCGAAGCACATGCTTGCAGGTGGCAGCCCTACTCTAATTCCAGAGATTTTGAAGCAAACGCTACTATAGTCCTCATCGTCCTCCTCTGCTCTCTCGTCTGTGCGCTGGCTCTCAATGCCACCATCCGCTGCTTCCTACGCGGCGGCCGAAGTCACCCACCACCTGACAGCAGCCTTCCCCAAAATGAACAGCAACAACATCATCAGCGGAAGACCTCCATGCAGAAAGATGCAGTTGAGGATCCATTGGTGGCAGCTCCCACGGTGGTCTTCTCGGTCGGGATGAATCTGGCTGGGGCGGAGGCCGAGTGTGCCATTTGCTTGTCGGAGTTCGTGGAGGGAGAGGGCATTCGGGTGTTGGTAAGGTGTAAGCATGGATTCCACGGGCAGTGCATCGAGGAGTGGTTGTCCTCCCGCTCCTCTTGCCCCACTTGTCGCAGCGGTTGTCTCCCTTCCCCTCCATCTTCACGAGAAGACACGGAACCCTGCCAAAGGAGTAGCATCCAACAAAACCTCCCAACCGCCTCCGCTGCAACTGCAACTCTCTCATGA